The Alteribacter populi genomic sequence CGTTATCACCCTGAGTTAAAATCAGAATGGCGAGAAATCATAAGTGAAAGAGAAACGTTAATTAAGAAATTTAAAGAGTTGAAAAAAGAAGGGAAGCTACAGGATCCACCTGAAAAAGATCAACAATGGAAAGAAAAACATCAAGAGGTTCACGAGAAGTTTCTCGCAGCAGTAAAAGAAAGAAATGACCAAGAAATTAAGGAAGTTTTGCCAGAACTGCTCACTCTTCAAAAAGACGTGAACAAGTATTTAAAAGCGAGAATTAAATCAGAATAAAGTTAAAAAATTCCGAGAAAGAACTTCGAAAGCCGAGGTTCTTTCTTGTTTTTGGCTCATTTTTCAAAGTTTGTTGCACTCGGGAAAAGCGCCCTGCGGGGTCTCGGCTGGCCCGTTTTTCCGCAGGATTCTCACAGATTCCGGCCTACTACGCAGAAGATCTTTTTTCATATCTTTGAACCGTTGAACGGCCTGGGCTGAGAATTATGAAATTCATTCATTTAAGTAAAAGGGAAATAAATAACTAAATCCAAGTGGTTCCTGTTTACAAATCGTAATTGATCCGATATAATTCTTATTGGCTTAATAAAACGTAATCGTTACGAAAGGGGAACACAAAGTTGAATTGCATAAAACCAACATTATTTTATTCAACCCTTGTTTTGTCGGTATTTCTTGTCGCATGTGGTGAAGAGCAGGATGATACAGAACGAGATCAAACATACGGGGAAGAAGCGAATGAAGAATCAGCTGATCCACTTCATGTTTATACTACCCTCTTCCCTCTTGAGGATTTTGCAAATCGAATTGGAGGAGAACATGTAGAAGTAGAGAACATTATCCCTCCCGGAACAGATGCTCATACGTTTGAGCCTACAGCACAAAAGATGATCAGTGTGGCAGAAGGAGATTTGTTTGTTTATAACGGGGCAGGTTTCGAAGGCTTTGCTGATATGATTGATGATGTATTAGACGGTGAAAACGTAGAAATTCTTGAAGCAGTAAATGGCATTGATTTAATTGATTTTGACCATGAACATAGTCACGATCATAGTCATGAAGAGGATGAACATGGACACGATGAAGGTCACGATCATAGTCATGAAGAGGATGAACATGGACACGATGAAGGTCACGATCACGGTCATGAAGAGGATGAACACGATCACGGTGACAAAGATCCACACGTCTGGTTAGATCCAATCCGTGCAATTGATTTAGCTGAAAACATTAAAGAAGCTCTTGTTGAACTACGTCCTGAAGGTAAGGAGAATTTTGAAGAGAACTTTGAAGACCTGAAAGCTGAGCTTGAAATACTAGACGAAGAATTCCAAGAGATGGCAGACAATAAAGGGCAGGATACGATTATAGTCTCTCATGCTGGGTACGGTTACTGGGATGAACGCTACGGTATTCACCAAATCGGTATTGCGGGATTATCTCCAAGTAATGAGCCATCTATCCAACAAGTGCAGGAAGCGATTGAATTTGCAGAGGAAAATAACATTAACTACGTTATGTTTGAACAAAACATTCCAACAAAGGTAGCTGAAACCGTCCGTGAACAAATTGGTGCTGAAGATCTTTGGCTTCATAACCTTGAGGCATTGACAGAAGAGGATTCGGAGAAAGACGAAGATTATTTCAGTTTAATGAGACGAAATATTGATATGCTGCATTCAGCATTACAGTAAATAAGGTACCGATTTATCAAATCAATACATTTACTTGGTAAAATCACCAAAAAGAGTGTAAAATGAAGTGAAAGGCTATGATAAAGGAGTGTTAATTGAATGGATTTTCAACTTTTTATGAATGATGTCGTGCAAACTGCACGTAAAGACATGGTAGATGCAGGTTACCAAGAGCTAACTACACCTGAAGAGGTAGATGAAGTATTTGGTAAAGGTGGAACTTCACTCGTGCTTATAAACTCTGTATGTGGATGTGCTGGTGGGATTGCTCGTCCTTCTGCCCATTATATGAAGAACTATGAAGTGCAAGCGGATCATTATGTAACCGTCTTTGCCGGACAAGATCGCGAAGCAACTGGTCGTGCAAGAGAATATTTTGAAGGGTTTGAACCTTCTTCACCTTCATTTGCTCTTGTAAAAGATGGTAAAATCCAAACGATGCTTGAGCGTCATGAAATTGAAGGCCACGAACCGATTGAAGTTGTTCAAAAGCTTGAAAAAGCATTCGATACGTATTTCAAAGGTTAATGCAGTAGTAAAAGGAGGTGGAAGCCTCCTTTTATTTATGCTATAATCTTTCGCATACGTGTATTTGATAAGATAAGGAGTGTCTCTAGTGCAAGAGTTGTACAAGGAAATTCATACATATTTAAACATGGAAGAAGAAATTCCATTTGAAGATTTTGAACATTATTATAAGAAAGTGATTGCG encodes the following:
- a CDS encoding metal ABC transporter solute-binding protein, Zn/Mn family, producing the protein MNCIKPTLFYSTLVLSVFLVACGEEQDDTERDQTYGEEANEESADPLHVYTTLFPLEDFANRIGGEHVEVENIIPPGTDAHTFEPTAQKMISVAEGDLFVYNGAGFEGFADMIDDVLDGENVEILEAVNGIDLIDFDHEHSHDHSHEEDEHGHDEGHDHSHEEDEHGHDEGHDHGHEEDEHDHGDKDPHVWLDPIRAIDLAENIKEALVELRPEGKENFEENFEDLKAELEILDEEFQEMADNKGQDTIIVSHAGYGYWDERYGIHQIGIAGLSPSNEPSIQQVQEAIEFAEENNINYVMFEQNIPTKVAETVREQIGAEDLWLHNLEALTEEDSEKDEDYFSLMRRNIDMLHSALQ
- a CDS encoding BrxA/BrxB family bacilliredoxin; translation: MDFQLFMNDVVQTARKDMVDAGYQELTTPEEVDEVFGKGGTSLVLINSVCGCAGGIARPSAHYMKNYEVQADHYVTVFAGQDREATGRAREYFEGFEPSSPSFALVKDGKIQTMLERHEIEGHEPIEVVQKLEKAFDTYFKG